The Mycolicibacterium smegmatis genome has a window encoding:
- a CDS encoding DUF732 domain-containing protein has protein sequence MSCPYCGFEVAADGTCSRCGRAESSVSLSGWRPDPTARYEGRYYTAGRPTNRVRNGKHEASDPTGGQMLPDYIELPASRSSIRTTWITTGAVTAIIVMAAAMAWGLLVAHRRPPPPPETGYLAALRDTGLMNQFNSDANAIAHGHQVCRRLEDGEPQQGLPADKIAVDTFCPHFAQGFHVLDTVKVSGIFVLTDSLGAEGIAVDGSSCTGNSGYSDIGPDTDVTVKNGKGEILTTTTLGRGTGGSAECRFTFAFPVTEGEDLYIVSVGRRGEFRYSFDQLRSRGVQVHLGT, from the coding sequence ATGAGCTGTCCGTACTGTGGCTTCGAGGTCGCGGCCGACGGCACGTGCAGCCGGTGCGGACGCGCAGAGTCGTCGGTCTCGCTGTCCGGATGGCGCCCGGACCCCACCGCACGCTACGAGGGTCGCTATTACACGGCCGGGCGTCCGACCAACCGGGTGCGCAACGGCAAGCACGAAGCCTCCGATCCGACCGGTGGTCAGATGCTGCCCGACTACATCGAACTGCCCGCCTCGCGGTCGAGCATCCGCACGACGTGGATCACCACCGGGGCCGTCACCGCGATCATCGTGATGGCGGCCGCCATGGCGTGGGGTCTGCTGGTGGCACACCGGCGTCCGCCGCCACCACCCGAGACGGGTTACCTCGCGGCGTTGCGTGACACCGGGCTGATGAACCAGTTCAACTCCGACGCCAACGCCATCGCGCACGGGCATCAGGTGTGCCGGCGTCTGGAGGACGGCGAACCGCAGCAGGGTCTGCCCGCCGACAAGATCGCCGTCGACACGTTCTGTCCGCATTTCGCCCAGGGCTTCCACGTGCTCGACACCGTCAAGGTGTCCGGGATCTTCGTGCTCACCGACAGTCTGGGTGCCGAAGGAATTGCCGTCGACGGATCCTCGTGCACGGGAAACAGCGGCTACTCCGACATCGGGCCCGACACCGACGTGACCGTGAAGAACGGCAAAGGCGAGATCCTGACCACCACGACGCTCGGCCGCGGGACCGGCGGCTCCGCGGAGTGCCGGTTCACCTTCGCGTTCCCCGTCACCGAAGGTGAGGACCTCTACATCGTCTCGGTCGGCAGACGAGGCGAATTCCGCTACAGCTTCGACCAACTCCGCAGCCGCGGCGTGCAGGTCCACCTGGGGACCTGA
- a CDS encoding GntR family transcriptional regulator, with translation MPVPIERGKHRRSLLRDQAYVSIRDAIVNGTLAPGEKLRDPELEEWLGISRTPIREALARLETAGLVHTTPGRSTVVAAIEPQAVLNAQSVAAAMHALAVRTAVPLMDKSDFDAMTAANHAFAQAISRGDPEAAMRSDDHFHGVAVQASGNEVIEQVLEQVTPVLRRLEYLRFSALSGRESIEQHRRIVSLCRKRDAEGAAAATEQNWQTLSQVVEKLAAEETDTNR, from the coding sequence ATGCCGGTGCCCATAGAGCGCGGTAAGCACCGTAGGTCGCTGCTGCGCGATCAGGCCTACGTCTCCATCCGGGACGCGATCGTCAACGGCACCCTGGCGCCCGGCGAGAAACTGCGCGATCCCGAACTCGAGGAGTGGCTGGGCATCAGCCGGACCCCGATCCGCGAGGCGCTCGCGCGGTTGGAGACGGCAGGCCTGGTGCACACCACGCCGGGGCGTTCGACCGTGGTCGCCGCGATCGAACCGCAGGCCGTGCTCAACGCGCAGAGCGTCGCGGCCGCGATGCACGCGCTGGCCGTCCGCACCGCGGTGCCGCTCATGGACAAGAGTGACTTCGACGCGATGACCGCGGCCAACCACGCTTTCGCTCAGGCCATTTCGCGTGGCGATCCCGAGGCCGCGATGCGCAGCGACGACCATTTTCACGGCGTGGCGGTGCAGGCCAGTGGCAACGAGGTGATCGAGCAGGTGCTCGAACAGGTCACCCCGGTGCTGCGGCGGCTCGAATATCTGCGTTTCTCAGCGCTTTCCGGTCGCGAATCCATCGAACAGCACCGCAGGATCGTGAGCCTGTGCCGCAAACGCGACGCCGAGGGCGCGGCCGCCGCCACCGAACAGAACTGGCAGACGCTGTCTCAGGTCGTCGAGAAGTTGGCGGCCGAGGAGACGGACACCAACCGGTGA